In Methylomagnum ishizawai, one DNA window encodes the following:
- a CDS encoding YbaB/EbfC family nucleoid-associated protein: MKNPLAHLMQQAQQMQENLKKAQEELAELQVRGESGGGLVKIAMTGKRQVLKVEIDDSLVKEDRDMLEDLVAAAVNDAVNKVAALKQEKLAGLTGGMELPAGFKLPF; the protein is encoded by the coding sequence ATGAAGAATCCCCTCGCCCATCTGATGCAGCAAGCGCAGCAAATGCAGGAAAACCTGAAGAAGGCCCAGGAGGAATTGGCCGAACTCCAGGTCCGGGGCGAATCCGGCGGCGGGCTGGTCAAGATCGCCATGACCGGCAAGCGCCAGGTGCTCAAGGTGGAAATCGACGACAGCCTGGTGAAGGAAGACCGCGATATGCTGGAGGATTTGGTCGCCGCCGCCGTCAACGACGCCGTCAACAAGGTCGCCGCCCTCAAGCAGGAAAAACTGGCGGGCTTGACCGGCGGTATGGAATTGCCGGCCGGCTTCAAGCTGCCGTTCTAA
- the recR gene encoding recombination mediator RecR yields MSSTGALGQLMQALRCLPGVGPKSAQRMAFHLLQRNRPGARQLAEALLDALDRIGHCAECRTLTEGTLCPVCANPQRDRSLLCVVETPAEVHAIDQAATGFQGVFFVLHGRLSPLDGIGPDELRLDLLERRFQSGEVKEAILATNTTVEGEATAHYIHAMARRDGIRTSRIAYGMPFGGELEYVDGTTLAHAFKGRREF; encoded by the coding sequence ATGTCCTCGACCGGAGCCCTCGGCCAATTGATGCAAGCCCTGCGCTGCCTGCCAGGGGTGGGACCGAAATCGGCCCAGCGCATGGCCTTCCACCTGTTGCAGCGCAACCGCCCCGGCGCCCGCCAATTGGCCGAGGCGTTGCTGGACGCCCTCGACCGCATCGGCCATTGCGCCGAGTGCCGCACCCTGACCGAAGGCACCCTCTGCCCCGTCTGTGCCAATCCCCAGCGCGACCGCTCCCTGCTGTGCGTGGTGGAAACCCCCGCCGAGGTCCACGCCATCGACCAGGCCGCGACCGGCTTCCAGGGCGTGTTCTTCGTGCTGCACGGGCGCTTGTCGCCGCTCGATGGCATCGGCCCGGACGAACTGCGGCTCGACCTCCTGGAACGGCGCTTCCAATCGGGCGAGGTCAAAGAAGCCATCCTCGCTACCAACACCACGGTGGAAGGCGAGGCCACCGCCCATTACATCCACGCCATGGCCCGGCGCGATGGCATCCGCACCAGCCGGATCGCCTATGGAATGCCCTTCGGCGGCGAACTCGAATACGTGGACGGCACCACCCTGGCCCATGCCTTCAAGGGCCGCCGGGAGTTCTGA
- a CDS encoding histidine triad nucleotide-binding protein, with product MTDCLFCKMVSGEIKPAVVYENEHALAFRDIRPRAPVHVLVIPKRHCATLDDLPTDDPALAAALLGAVQKVAELEGLANGYRTVINCRGDGGQEVYHLHLHVLGGRAMAWPPG from the coding sequence ATGACCGACTGCCTGTTTTGCAAGATGGTGTCCGGCGAGATCAAGCCCGCCGTGGTCTACGAGAACGAACACGCGCTGGCGTTCCGGGATATCCGGCCCCGCGCCCCGGTACACGTGTTGGTCATCCCCAAGCGGCATTGCGCCACCCTGGACGACCTGCCGACCGACGATCCGGCCCTGGCCGCGGCCCTGCTCGGGGCGGTGCAGAAAGTGGCGGAATTGGAAGGCTTGGCGAACGGCTATCGCACCGTGATTAATTGCCGGGGTGATGGCGGGCAGGAGGTCTACCACCTGCACCTGCATGTGCTGGGGGGCCGGGCCATGGCTTGGCCACCGGGCTGA
- a CDS encoding 5'-nucleotidase, producing MKQDKKLVVAISSRALFDLDESHRIFEAEGKDAFCRYQIEHEDETLEPGVAFTLVRKLLALNPALPEPLVEVILLSRNSADTGLRVFNSIRRHGLDIARAAFTSGQSPFGYIGAFGADLFLSANAEDVALALDRGHAAATILDSNPAHNADSQLRIAFDGDAVLFSDEAERIYQADGLGAFTENEVEKAKTPLSGGPFKAFLASLHHIQSLFPPDLAPIRTALVTARGAPAHERVVRTLRAWNIRIDEALFLGGMDKGPFLRAFGADIFFDDQQKHCASASGHVATGHVPHGIANPQVLPGPARPDGKA from the coding sequence ATGAAACAGGATAAAAAACTCGTGGTCGCCATCTCGTCCCGCGCCTTGTTCGACCTGGACGAGTCGCATCGAATCTTCGAGGCCGAGGGCAAGGACGCCTTCTGCCGCTACCAAATCGAACACGAGGATGAGACCCTGGAACCCGGCGTGGCGTTCACCCTGGTGCGAAAACTTTTGGCCCTGAACCCGGCGCTGCCGGAACCCCTGGTCGAGGTCATCCTGCTCTCCCGCAACAGCGCCGACACCGGGCTGCGGGTGTTCAATTCGATCCGCCGCCATGGGCTGGATATCGCCCGCGCCGCCTTCACCAGCGGCCAGTCGCCGTTCGGTTATATCGGCGCGTTCGGGGCCGACCTGTTCCTGTCGGCCAACGCCGAGGACGTGGCCCTGGCCCTGGACAGGGGCCACGCCGCCGCCACCATCCTCGATTCCAACCCGGCCCATAACGCCGACTCCCAACTCCGCATCGCCTTCGATGGCGACGCCGTGCTGTTCTCGGACGAGGCCGAGCGCATCTACCAAGCCGATGGCCTCGGCGCGTTCACCGAGAACGAGGTCGAGAAGGCCAAGACGCCGCTGTCCGGCGGTCCCTTCAAAGCCTTCCTCGCCAGCCTGCACCATATCCAAAGCCTGTTCCCGCCCGATCTGGCCCCGATCCGCACCGCCTTGGTCACGGCTCGCGGCGCGCCCGCCCACGAACGGGTGGTCAGGACGCTCAGGGCGTGGAATATCCGCATCGACGAGGCTTTGTTCCTGGGCGGGATGGACAAGGGACCCTTCTTACGGGCGTTCGGGGCGGATATTTTCTTCGACGACCAGCAGAAGCATTGCGCCTCGGCCTCGGGGCATGTGGCGACCGGGCATGTGCCGCATGGCATCGCCAATCCGCAGGTTTTGCCGGGACCGGCCCGCCCCGACGGCAAGGCGTAG
- a CDS encoding CYTH and CHAD domain-containing protein encodes MSDPLRSEFTLPPHANPTELVDTLEQAFGFLSQGRRRVKRVYYDSFDGRLRRAGFGCAIEPDGDALAVWVAGPGGVWHEPVAVATPPRFAQDLPPAPWRGPVAALLDCRALLPRPGITLLREIFVWEDAAGAALMRAELDIPELEAPPLPARLRLVAVRCGPKRFRHTVEAVRGRFGLESAPAGGRAEALELSGAARFRLDPAERADAAARRILWTQWEAIRRNEAGVLDSVDTEFLHDFRVAVRRTRAALGQIKAVFPAKTTRRYAQAFAELGRVTGEARDLDVYLLDFERHREELPEALRDGLEPLRALLLERAAIAHARLNEHLTSPGYRGMVRSWERFLRRGPPTHPTAPQAALPIRGLADRRIWKLYRRVVAAGLAIEPASPADRLHELRKTAKKLRYLLEFFRELYPPERIDPLIGALKGLQEHLGAYQDAQAQIGRLREFAEALRATDAPTGTLLALGALLDRRYSHERRLREAFPACFARFVAAGRRKRFRRLFKPAARPP; translated from the coding sequence ATGAGCGATCCACTCCGCAGCGAATTCACCCTGCCTCCCCATGCCAATCCCACCGAACTGGTTGATACCTTGGAGCAAGCCTTCGGCTTCCTGTCCCAGGGCCGCCGCCGTGTGAAGCGGGTGTATTACGATAGCTTCGACGGGCGCTTGCGGCGGGCCGGGTTTGGCTGCGCCATCGAGCCGGATGGGGACGCGCTCGCCGTATGGGTGGCCGGACCCGGCGGCGTGTGGCACGAGCCGGTCGCCGTCGCCACCCCGCCGCGCTTCGCCCAAGACCTGCCACCGGCCCCTTGGCGTGGGCCGGTGGCGGCGCTGCTGGATTGCCGGGCCTTGCTGCCCCGGCCCGGAATCACCCTGCTGCGCGAGATTTTCGTGTGGGAGGACGCGGCGGGCGCCGCGCTGATGCGGGCGGAGTTGGATATTCCGGAGCTGGAAGCGCCGCCGCTCCCGGCCCGGTTGCGCTTGGTCGCGGTCCGATGCGGACCCAAGCGGTTCCGCCATACCGTAGAGGCCGTGCGCGGACGCTTCGGTTTGGAATCCGCCCCGGCCGGCGGGCGGGCGGAGGCGTTGGAGTTATCCGGCGCGGCCCGATTCCGGCTCGATCCGGCGGAGCGGGCCGATGCGGCGGCCCGGCGCATCCTGTGGACCCAGTGGGAAGCGATCCGGCGCAACGAGGCCGGTGTCCTGGACTCGGTCGACACCGAATTCCTGCACGATTTCAGGGTCGCGGTGCGGCGGACCCGTGCGGCCCTGGGCCAGATCAAAGCCGTATTTCCGGCAAAGACTACCCGGCGCTATGCCCAGGCTTTCGCCGAACTCGGGCGCGTCACCGGCGAAGCCCGCGATTTGGATGTGTACCTGCTGGATTTCGAGCGGCACCGGGAGGAATTGCCGGAAGCCTTGCGCGACGGACTCGAACCGTTGCGGGCCTTGTTGCTCGAACGCGCCGCCATCGCCCACGCCCGGCTGAACGAACATCTAACATCCCCCGGCTACCGCGGCATGGTGCGGAGTTGGGAGCGCTTCCTACGCCGCGGACCGCCCACCCATCCCACCGCGCCGCAAGCCGCCCTGCCGATCCGGGGGCTGGCCGACCGCCGCATCTGGAAGCTCTATCGGCGGGTGGTCGCGGCAGGCTTGGCGATAGAACCCGCGAGTCCCGCCGACCGGCTCCATGAATTGCGCAAGACTGCCAAGAAGTTGCGCTATCTGCTGGAATTCTTCCGCGAACTCTATCCGCCGGAGCGGATCGACCCGCTCATCGGGGCGCTCAAAGGCTTGCAGGAACATCTGGGTGCCTACCAGGACGCCCAGGCCCAGATCGGGCGGTTACGGGAATTCGCCGAGGCCTTGCGGGCGACGGATGCGCCGACCGGGACGTTGTTGGCCCTGGGCGCCTTGCTGGACCGGCGTTATAGCCATGAGCGGCGGTTGCGGGAGGCGTTTCCGGCCTGTTTCGCCCGGTTCGTGGCGGCGGGGCGGCGGAAACGATTCCGGCGCTTGTTCAAGCCCGCGGCCAGGCCGCCCTAG
- a CDS encoding GGDEF domain-containing protein yields the protein MPPSAAFPWIDPIPHPVLLVALDGGRAAFANRRAREKLGTTAQPGPAAAIFSEPDDLARLLETARTGPARLDRVALKSAEGTHVWCRVEAERTVIEGREYALLTLADAQDAPADPRSALWRAVFDQAGIGIVLLDAAGRFLDANPRWLELFGYTWDDARALRPSASLDQGRIGALLRGETAQYRVEQAYVRQDGTPFWGDLSVGALRDAEGAARYVMGFLLDITAHKRAEDQLHEANERLEMQLLENQRLQEQLAGLAIRDGLTGLFNRRYMEATLHRELSRVGRDNQPLSIVAMQIDQRTGDPLLKTVAGLLHSQMRGADLACRYDDAVFVAVLPGAPLLNAARRAESWRTAVEALAIDHAGETLCCTVSIGIAEYPRHGLSGDQLLAQADSALRLAQEAGRNRVVTWG from the coding sequence ATGCCACCCAGTGCCGCTTTCCCCTGGATAGACCCCATCCCCCACCCCGTGCTGCTGGTCGCCCTGGACGGTGGCCGCGCCGCCTTCGCCAACCGCCGGGCACGGGAAAAACTCGGAACCACCGCCCAGCCCGGCCCGGCGGCGGCGATCTTCTCCGAACCCGACGACCTCGCCCGCCTGCTCGAAACCGCCCGGACCGGCCCGGCCCGCCTCGACCGCGTGGCCTTGAAAAGCGCGGAAGGCACCCACGTCTGGTGCCGGGTCGAGGCCGAGCGCACGGTGATCGAGGGCCGCGAATACGCCCTGCTGACCCTGGCCGACGCGCAGGACGCCCCGGCCGACCCCCGGTCGGCCCTGTGGCGGGCGGTGTTCGACCAGGCCGGGATCGGCATCGTGTTATTGGACGCGGCGGGCCGGTTCCTGGACGCCAATCCGCGTTGGCTGGAACTGTTCGGCTATACCTGGGACGACGCGCGGGCATTGCGCCCCTCCGCTTCCCTGGACCAAGGCCGGATCGGCGCCCTGCTGCGCGGCGAAACCGCCCAATACCGCGTCGAGCAAGCCTATGTCCGCCAGGACGGCACGCCGTTCTGGGGGGATTTGTCGGTCGGTGCCTTGCGCGACGCCGAAGGTGCCGCCCGCTATGTGATGGGATTCCTGCTCGATATTACCGCCCACAAACGCGCGGAGGACCAACTGCACGAAGCCAACGAGCGCCTGGAAATGCAATTGCTGGAAAACCAGCGACTACAGGAGCAACTGGCCGGGCTCGCCATACGCGACGGGCTGACCGGCCTGTTCAACCGCCGCTATATGGAAGCCACCCTGCACCGGGAACTCAGCCGCGTGGGCCGGGACAACCAGCCCCTCAGCATCGTGGCCATGCAGATCGACCAACGGACGGGCGACCCGCTCCTCAAAACCGTGGCCGGACTCCTGCACAGCCAGATGCGCGGCGCAGACCTGGCCTGCCGCTACGACGATGCGGTCTTCGTGGCGGTGCTGCCTGGCGCGCCCCTGCTGAACGCCGCCCGGCGGGCCGAATCCTGGCGCACCGCCGTGGAGGCGCTCGCCATCGACCACGCGGGCGAGACCCTTTGCTGCACCGTGTCTATCGGGATCGCGGAATACCCCCGCCATGGGCTTTCCGGCGACCAACTGCTCGCCCAGGCCGACAGCGCCCTCCGCCTCGCCCAAGAAGCCGGCCGCAACCGGGTCGTGACCTGGGGTTGA
- a CDS encoding RelA/SpoT family protein, with protein sequence MKHSHYHADISSRPNDELLARLSAGYKDEERGKIAEALELAVKARDNDTLVRPRGIDVAHTLHNLKVDAPTLQIALLSDPYLRDTLDEHEIEHRFGPAIAELVRKVNWLNTFDEYRPDEPKQPDQAELLRRMLLAVVNDVRGVVVKLAYRLQRLRLLKDQDQDEHQRRKIALETLDIFAPLANRLGVGQLKWELEDLSFRYLEPEEYKRLAKSLAANRAEREGFIHRFMADLREEFEAQGIKVRVFGRPKHIYSIHRKMTRKDVPLDELYDLHAVRAIVEDVPSCYAVLGLVHSRWLHIPREFDDYIANPKDNGYQSLHTVVVGPEGRPVEIQIRTEEMHAFAEYGVAAHWRYKEGGRQDAALDRSINALRRLLENKEDETILESFRAELFEDQIFVLTPKGQVIRLRKGATPVDFAYAIHTEVGHHCRGAKVNGRMVQLTHALKSGDKVEVLTTKAGGPSLGWLDGHLGYVKTAHARGKIRAWFRQQDHEKHLKAGKTILDRERQKMGVKEVDLEELARHFHLPHGNDVLLAVGRADISAAQLAGVLKPADWQPPRSKVPVVKKPVPQGHAKEEVTIQGIRNLLTHMARCCAPVPGDPIVGYITIGRGIAIHRRDCVNVLQLREEKHSRLIEVAWGEEQETFPVELEVRALDRKGLLKDIAHVLSAEHINILRSNTLTDPDKGDVVMLITAEVADLAQLSQALDRIGEIHNVLGARRKEHG encoded by the coding sequence ATGAAGCATTCCCATTACCACGCCGATATTTCCTCCCGCCCCAACGACGAACTGCTGGCCCGGCTGTCGGCGGGCTACAAGGACGAAGAGCGCGGCAAGATCGCCGAAGCCCTCGAACTCGCCGTCAAGGCGCGGGACAACGACACCCTGGTCCGCCCCCGCGGCATCGATGTCGCCCACACCCTGCACAACCTCAAGGTCGATGCCCCGACCCTCCAGATCGCCCTGCTCAGCGACCCCTACCTGCGCGATACCCTGGACGAGCACGAGATCGAACACCGTTTCGGCCCGGCCATCGCCGAACTGGTGCGCAAGGTGAACTGGCTCAACACCTTCGACGAATACCGCCCCGACGAACCCAAACAGCCCGACCAGGCCGAATTACTGCGGCGCATGTTGCTGGCGGTGGTCAACGACGTGCGCGGCGTGGTGGTGAAACTGGCCTACCGCCTGCAACGCCTGCGCCTGCTCAAGGACCAGGACCAGGACGAGCACCAGCGCCGCAAAATCGCCCTGGAAACCCTGGATATCTTCGCCCCGCTGGCCAACCGGCTCGGCGTCGGCCAGCTCAAATGGGAACTGGAAGACCTGTCGTTCCGTTACCTGGAACCCGAGGAATACAAGCGCCTCGCCAAATCCCTGGCCGCCAACCGCGCCGAGCGCGAAGGTTTCATCCACCGCTTCATGGCCGATCTGCGTGAGGAGTTCGAGGCCCAGGGCATCAAGGTCCGGGTGTTCGGCCGCCCCAAACATATCTACAGCATCCACCGCAAAATGACCCGCAAGGATGTGCCGCTGGACGAGCTCTACGACCTGCACGCGGTCAGGGCCATCGTTGAGGACGTGCCGTCCTGCTACGCCGTGCTGGGTTTGGTGCATAGCCGTTGGCTGCACATCCCCAGGGAATTCGACGATTACATCGCCAACCCCAAGGACAACGGCTACCAATCCCTGCACACCGTGGTGGTGGGACCGGAAGGCAGGCCGGTCGAAATCCAAATCCGCACCGAGGAGATGCACGCCTTCGCCGAATACGGGGTGGCCGCGCATTGGCGCTACAAGGAAGGTGGCCGGCAAGACGCCGCCCTCGACCGCAGCATCAACGCCCTGCGCCGCCTCCTGGAAAACAAGGAGGACGAGACCATCCTGGAAAGCTTCCGGGCGGAATTGTTCGAGGACCAAATCTTCGTGCTGACGCCCAAGGGCCAGGTAATCCGGCTACGCAAGGGCGCGACGCCGGTGGATTTCGCCTATGCCATCCACACCGAGGTCGGCCACCATTGCCGGGGCGCGAAGGTGAACGGGCGCATGGTGCAACTCACCCACGCCTTGAAATCCGGCGACAAGGTCGAGGTGCTGACCACCAAGGCCGGCGGGCCGAGCCTGGGTTGGCTCGACGGCCACCTGGGCTATGTCAAGACCGCCCATGCCCGCGGCAAGATCAGGGCGTGGTTCCGCCAACAGGACCACGAAAAACACCTCAAGGCTGGTAAAACTATCCTCGACCGCGAGCGCCAGAAAATGGGCGTGAAGGAGGTGGATTTGGAAGAACTGGCGCGGCATTTCCATCTGCCGCACGGCAACGATGTGTTGTTGGCGGTGGGCCGGGCCGATATTTCGGCGGCGCAGTTGGCGGGCGTGCTGAAACCCGCCGATTGGCAGCCGCCGCGTTCCAAGGTGCCGGTGGTGAAGAAGCCGGTGCCGCAGGGCCACGCCAAGGAAGAAGTGACGATCCAGGGGATTCGCAACCTGTTGACGCACATGGCCCGCTGCTGCGCCCCGGTGCCGGGCGATCCCATCGTGGGCTATATCACCATCGGGCGGGGCATCGCCATCCACCGGCGGGATTGCGTGAACGTGTTGCAATTGCGCGAGGAAAAGCACAGCCGCCTGATCGAAGTGGCCTGGGGCGAGGAGCAGGAAACCTTCCCGGTGGAATTGGAAGTGCGGGCGCTGGACCGGAAGGGCTTATTGAAGGATATCGCCCATGTGCTATCCGCCGAGCATATCAACATCCTCCGCAGCAACACGCTGACCGATCCCGACAAGGGGGATGTGGTGATGCTGATCACGGCGGAAGTCGCCGACCTGGCCCAATTGAGCCAGGCGCTGGACCGGATCGGGGAGATACATAATGTTTTGGGGGCGCGGCGGAAGGAGCATGGGTGA
- a CDS encoding type II toxin-antitoxin system Phd/YefM family antitoxin yields the protein MKTANITESPVDFSALLAEAEAGEPVLILRQGQPVARLVAEPARSAPFDLGALRDFVQAGPCHASPTVAEMRENNLL from the coding sequence ATGAAAACCGCGAACATCACCGAATCCCCCGTCGATTTTTCCGCCTTGCTGGCGGAAGCCGAGGCCGGCGAACCCGTGCTGATCCTGCGCCAAGGGCAACCCGTGGCGCGGCTGGTCGCGGAACCGGCCCGCTCCGCCCCTTTCGATCTCGGGGCTTTGCGCGACTTCGTCCAGGCCGGACCCTGCCACGCCAGCCCGACCGTGGCGGAGATGCGCGAGAACAACCTGCTGTGA
- a CDS encoding type II toxin-antitoxin system VapC family toxin — translation MIYLDTSALGALFFREPTAPAILNRLQSTQPGELGISAWALTEMASVGAIKERTGHIGPAERAAALAAFQRFASDSLVLAEVEPSDFRQAARLLDLPVLALRAGDALHLAVARRLDASLGTLDIRQASAARHYGIPLFPLV, via the coding sequence GTGATCTATCTCGACACCTCGGCGCTCGGGGCGCTCTTTTTCCGGGAGCCGACCGCGCCCGCCATTTTGAACCGCTTGCAATCGACCCAACCCGGCGAGCTGGGCATATCGGCCTGGGCGCTCACGGAAATGGCCAGCGTAGGCGCGATCAAGGAACGAACGGGGCACATCGGCCCGGCGGAACGGGCGGCGGCCCTGGCCGCCTTCCAGCGCTTCGCCTCGGATTCGCTGGTATTGGCCGAAGTGGAACCCTCGGATTTCCGCCAAGCCGCCCGGTTGCTCGACCTGCCCGTCTTGGCCTTGCGTGCCGGGGACGCGCTCCATCTGGCGGTCGCCCGCCGACTCGATGCCAGCCTTGGCACCTTGGACATACGCCAAGCCAGCGCAGCCCGTCATTACGGAATCCCACTGTTCCCCTTGGTTTGA
- a CDS encoding DUF1330 domain-containing protein, which yields MEKYFTEPTQESGAALFRRNISGTVMMLNLIRLKEIADYANSPELAPKTQISGREAFQKYIDHAMPFLKASGGELLLLGDGGKFLIGPSEEQWDIVMLVRQSSVESFFAFASNPGYMAGIGHRTAAVLDSRLLPVVERHIP from the coding sequence ATGGAAAAATACTTCACAGAACCCACCCAAGAATCGGGAGCCGCCCTATTTAGGCGGAATATTTCAGGCACAGTGATGATGCTGAACCTGATCCGCCTCAAAGAAATCGCGGATTACGCCAACAGCCCGGAACTGGCTCCCAAAACCCAAATATCCGGCAGGGAGGCATTCCAGAAATACATAGACCACGCCATGCCCTTCCTCAAAGCAAGTGGCGGTGAACTGTTATTGCTTGGGGACGGGGGAAAATTCCTTATCGGCCCCAGCGAAGAGCAATGGGATATCGTCATGCTGGTTAGGCAAAGCTCCGTGGAAAGCTTCTTCGCTTTCGCCTCCAATCCTGGATATATGGCTGGAATAGGCCATAGAACCGCCGCGGTCCTCGATTCCAGGTTATTGCCGGTGGTGGAGCGCCACATTCCATAG
- a CDS encoding oxygenase MpaB family protein, protein MKVEPFTPGTSPFPPLSPERIAAAKARHGEAVDRYLECLHIGDPLADALTLCFDTLPPGGGMKMLNLALEEGIGAVKDAPDELRALFAELDRVPLWVDWDRMRHASAKICRNGFLVALSFAAYALPHSYLANGNKPLAFTAELLNATPLRFARTARFVVETFYPQGLRRDADGFKWAVLMRMMHARARRQLLQSGQWDCAVYGLPINQAHMAMNTVFFSFYVLKGMQRMGVRFTAQEVESILLTWRYVGYLFGIHPEMVYTSEYEAQRLLDIGFSLEFDPDEDSRRLCQSMMEAGPAFLKIDDPRLAQWEINLVYAMSRHLLGDGLADQLGFPPARHRWLGHAFMACVHGSEWLPFLVPAAVRNFMGMEFWLDMSDYDSVPLAEHTPSGPPA, encoded by the coding sequence ATGAAAGTCGAACCTTTTACTCCCGGAACCTCACCATTCCCTCCACTCTCTCCCGAGCGCATCGCGGCGGCGAAGGCACGGCATGGCGAAGCCGTTGACCGCTATCTGGAATGCCTGCATATCGGCGACCCGCTGGCCGATGCCTTGACCCTTTGCTTCGATACGCTCCCGCCCGGCGGCGGCATGAAAATGCTGAACCTGGCGCTTGAAGAAGGTATCGGGGCGGTCAAGGACGCGCCCGACGAACTGCGGGCGTTGTTCGCGGAACTGGACCGTGTGCCGTTATGGGTGGACTGGGACCGCATGCGCCATGCCAGCGCCAAGATTTGCCGCAACGGCTTCTTGGTCGCGCTGTCGTTCGCGGCCTATGCCTTGCCGCATTCCTATCTGGCCAACGGCAACAAACCCTTGGCGTTCACCGCCGAATTGCTCAATGCGACCCCATTGCGTTTCGCCCGCACGGCGCGTTTCGTGGTCGAAACGTTCTATCCCCAAGGCTTGCGGCGCGATGCGGACGGCTTTAAATGGGCGGTGTTGATGCGGATGATGCATGCCCGCGCCCGGCGGCAGTTGCTGCAATCCGGGCAGTGGGATTGCGCGGTCTATGGCTTGCCGATCAATCAGGCGCATATGGCGATGAATACCGTGTTCTTTTCGTTCTACGTGCTGAAGGGGATGCAGCGGATGGGGGTCCGCTTCACCGCGCAAGAAGTCGAGAGCATCTTATTGACTTGGCGCTATGTCGGCTATTTGTTCGGTATCCACCCCGAGATGGTCTACACCTCGGAGTATGAGGCGCAACGCCTGCTCGATATCGGCTTTTCCCTGGAATTCGATCCCGACGAGGACTCCAGGCGGCTGTGCCAATCGATGATGGAGGCGGGACCGGCCTTCCTGAAAATCGATGATCCGCGCTTGGCCCAATGGGAGATCAATCTGGTCTATGCCATGTCCCGCCATCTGCTCGGCGACGGTTTGGCCGACCAACTGGGCTTTCCCCCGGCCCGGCACCGGTGGCTGGGCCATGCCTTCATGGCCTGCGTACACGGGTCGGAGTGGTTGCCCTTTTTGGTGCCCGCCGCCGTCCGCAACTTCATGGGGATGGAGTTTTGGCTGGATATGAGCGATTACGACAGCGTGCCCTTGGCGGAACACACCCCTTCCGGCCCGCCGGCCTGA